One window of the Colletotrichum destructivum chromosome 6, complete sequence genome contains the following:
- a CDS encoding Putative class I-like SAM-dependent O-methyltransferase: MSTSEKDTVAAAVAVEGVACNNLLAPNTRLDNAIANSRKNKLPEIAVSPLQGQFLAIQCQLIGAKTVLEIGTLGGYSTIWLAETGAKVTSIEIDPKHRDVALQNVAGLDVEIILGAALDVLPKLAAEGRRFDMVFCDASWGEQEKYFDWAVKLTRPKGCIYVDNVVWNALDSGAVESGKDSLLTHVGKDKRVKATLVPMISTAHTASKGRTILDGFLLAVVN, encoded by the coding sequence ATGTCCACCTCTGAGAAAGATACCGTCGCagccgctgtcgccgtcgagggcgtcgcgTGCAACAACCTCCTCGCGCCCAACACGCGACTGGACAACGCCATCGCAAACTCTCGAAAGAACAAACTGCCGGAAATCGCCgtctcccccctccaagGTCAGTTCCTCGCCATTCAGTGCCAGCTGATAGGCGCCAAGACGGTCCTCGAGATCGGCACACTCGGCGGGTACTCGACCATCTGGCTGGCGGAGACGGGCGCCAAGGTCACCAGCATCGAGATCGACCCCAAGCACCGCGACGTCGCGCTGCAGAACGTCGCGGGTCTCGATGTCGAGATTATCCTGGGCGCCGCCCTGGACGTCCTCCCCAAgttggccgccgagggccgccgGTTCGACATGGTCTTCTGCGACGCGTCCTGGGGCGAGCAGGAGAAGTACTTCGACTGGGCGGTCAAGctgacgaggccgaagggGTGCATCTATGTCGACAACGTCGTCTGGAACGCACTCGACAGCGGCGCAGTGGAGTCGGGTAAGGATTCGCTCTTGACGCACGTGGGCAAAGACAAGAGAGTCAAGGCTACGCTCGTTCCGATGATCTCAACGGCGCACACGGCCTCCAAGGGGCGGACCATACTAGATGGGTTcttgttggcggtggtgaaTTAG
- a CDS encoding Putative alpha/beta hydrolase-1: MSAKSTGLSAEEVQRHPAFSTAQWDLKPTTSGYVKVAESRPGGPFPMWYEVHGTGPKKVVWIMGLGASRTIWKRQTRFFGHQHADQYSCLVFDNRGVSKSAKPNCRYTTSEMAKDLVELLKQIGWLDIDSPHYPRDLNVAGLSLGGMIAQELALLIPQRIQSLILISTAPRLIRTVHTLEHLKQRVEMFLPYGVDAELNSKAHRLFTQKYLDSPDSGSLDPETKFPTNLDRFTAEQLVERMEDTELSRRKGIILQAIAAGWHHKTDAELARMGDGVGRTRIMVMHGTFDESITFPHFELFKTALGDGPEYIAWKDCGHVPSYERETEFNEAVKDFIDKTAGLPDHT; the protein is encoded by the coding sequence ATGTCCGCAAAGTCAACTGGTCTGTCGGCTGAAGAGGTCCAGAGACACCCTGCCTTCAGCACTGCCCAATGGGATTTGAAGCCTACGACTTCGGGCTATGTCAAGGTCGCCGAGTCTCGTCCCGGCGGGCCGTTTCCCATGTGGTACGAAGTCCACGGCACCGGCCCCAAAAAGGTTGTCTGGATCAtgggcctcggcgccagTCGGACCATTTGGAAGCGCCAAACCCGCTTCTTTGGACACCAGCATGCCGATCAGTACAgctgcctcgtcttcgataACCGCGGCGTCAGCAAGTCGGCCAAGCCCAACTGCAGATACACCACCTCGGAGATGGCCAAGGACTTGGTCGAGCTGCTCAAGCAGATTGGTTGGCTCGACATCGACTCCCCGCACTACCCCCGGGACCTGAACGTCGCGGGCCTCAGCCTGGGCGGCATGATCGCGCAGGAGCTCGCTCTCCTCATCCCCCAGCGCATCCAGTCGTTGATCCTCATATCCACTGCGCCTCGCCTGATCCGGACCGTCCACACGCTGGAGCACCTGAAACAGCGAGTCGAGATGTTCTTGCCATACGGGGTGGACGCGGAGCTCAACAGCAAAGCACACAGACTCTTCACGCAGAAGTATCTCGACTCGCCGGACTCCGGATCCCTCGACCCGGAGACGAAGTTCCCGACCAACCTCGACCGGTTCACGGCGGAGCAGCTGGTCGAGAGGATGGAGGACACGGAGCTTTCGCGCCGAAAGGGCATCATTCtccaggccatcgccgcTGGGTGGCATCACAAGACCGATGCGGAGCTGGCAAGgatgggcgacggcgtcggccgaACTCGCATCATGGTGATGCACGGCACGTTTGACGAAAGCATCACGTTCCCACACTTTGAGCTGTTCAAGACTGCCTTAGGCGACGGGCCGGAATACATCGCCTGGAAGGATTGCGGGCATGTCCCGTCatatgagagagagacggaaTTCAATGAAGCAGTGAAAGACTTCATTGACAAGACAGCGGGCCTTCCTGACCACACTTAA
- a CDS encoding Putative pectate lyase PlyH/PlyE, pectin lyase/virulence factor — protein MRTEAFKLLAALAVAFPTVSACVGKDALPSATETISNSKPIEVAAGESYDGKLARFDRGAGACKAQTEGGQKDAVFILRKGATLKNAIIGKDQMEGVYCLGGGCTIENVWFEDVCEDAISIKEDEAGTETRIIGGGAYKASDKVVQHNGCGSVSISNFYAEDYGKVYRACGTCDACKRTVTIEGVSAYGGGEIAGINEETGDEATLVNICTDAKTPCQLYDGPGTKSGTC, from the exons ATGCGTACCGAAGCCTTCAAGCTCCTCGCGGCCCTTGCCGTTGCCTTCCCCACCGTGTCCGCCTGCGTCGGCAAGGACGCTCTCCCCTCCGCCACCGAGACCATCAGCAACTCGAAGCCCATCGAGGTCGCTGCCGGCGAGTCGTACGACGGAAAGCTGGCCCGCTTCGAccgtggcgccggcgcctgCAAGGCCCAGACCGAGGGCGGCCAGAAGGACGCCGTTTTCATCCTGCGCAAGGGCGCCACCCTGAAGAACGCCATCATCGGAAAGGACCAGATGGAGGGCGTCTACTGCCTCGGCGGTGGCTGCACCATCGAAAACGTCTGGTTCGAGGACGTCTGTGAGGACGCCATCTCCAT caaggaggacgaggctgGCACCGAGACCCGTATCATCGGCGGTGGTGCGTACAAGGCTTCCGACAAGGTCGTCCAACACAACGGCTGCGGCAGCGTCAGC ATCTCCAACTTCTACGCCGAGGACTACGGCAAGGTCTACAGAGCTTGCGGTACG TGCGACGCTTGCAAGCGCACCGTCACCATCGAGGGCGTCTCTgcctacggcggcggcgagatcgCTGGCATCAacgaggagacgggcgacgaggccacTCTCGTCAACATCTGCACCGATGCCAAGACCCCGTGCCAGCTCTACGACGGCCCAGGCACCAAGTCCGGTACTTGCTAA
- a CDS encoding Putative glycosyl hydrolase, all-beta, glycoside hydrolase superfamily, beta-glucuronidase: MAPLQSRLLVGCGLLSAAFAAENVLSLTLSEEAPNNVSTTVDPSFAGFGIELDHLYYFMGDETPNDLSINLLNNLANFTGRPPYVRLGGNTQDYVIYDDSQDEWLVKPNPRPAASGSVPADNFIIGPRFMEIANRMPKGTPITWGLNLGYDEPDYLDQLTTMASQIIDRCTNLNLMSFEFGNEPDLYGDNGFRSGGSWSGSEYTKEWRERADAVWAEVLEPRGLHSNFFEASASTAWVAGTGFEIKDLVGYGIDDKANNSDVGYITSWNQHNYYYFVGSFPYPLTLDYMMRFDTTKAQFDSAIEAQIDQAEQTTHPFALREMSVVGPLGVEGLSDTFASALWTLNFLLYATTINISSVQFHMTYDSNASAWQPTAMFGRDRFVRPLYYGMAAFAQTIGRSCKARVAQAEIADYPAGYNEYVKAWSVYQGDALASLVVLNGKVANVSESAKGSITVDVTLPSSLAGETLHLSYLTSDGADATSGTTWNGISFEQGNDGTLTQVSDEDVTVEVGSDGRASIPVRDSEAVVATIGGRVGSGEPDEAACGALATSSQGVGSLTSSTPGSSGDPSNNASSDGGSGDGDGDDSGAAALFGKSIYTCIAWSLALSIGVFYL, translated from the coding sequence ATGGCGCCGTTGCAGAGTCGCCTCCTCGTGGGCTGCGgcctcctctccgccgccttcgccgccgaaAACGTGCTGTCCCTGACGCTCTCCGAAGAGGCCCCCAATAACGTCTCGACAACCGTCGACCCCTCCTTCGCCGGATTCGgcatcgagctcgaccaCCTCTACTACTTCATGGGCGACGAGACACCAAACGACCTGTCCATCAACCTGCTCAACAACTTGGCCAACTTCACCGGCCGGCCACCGTACGTGCGGCTGGGAGGAAACACGCAAGACTACGTCATCTATGATGACTCGCAAGACGAATGGCTCGTCAAGCCGAACCCGCGGCCGGCCGCGTCGGGGAGCGTGCCAGCCGATAACTTCATCATCGGCCCCCGCTTCATGGAAATCGCCAACCGGATGCCCAAGGGCACGCCCATCACCTGGGGCCTGAACCTGGGATACGACGAGCCCGACTACCTCGACCAGCTCACCACCATGGCCTCCCAGATCATCGACCGATGCACGAACCTCAACCTCATGTCCTTCGAGTTCGGGAACGAGCCGGACCTGTACGGCGACAACGGCTTCCGGTCCGGGGGCTCGTGGTCCGGGTCCGAGTACACAAAGGAATGGCGGGagcgcgccgacgccgtctggGCGGAGGTCCTCGAGCCCCGCGGCCTGCACAGCAACTTCTTcgaggcctcggcgtcgacggcctgggTCGCCGGCACGGGCTTCGAGATCAAGGACCTCGTGGGctacggcatcgacgacaaggccaacaACTCGGACGTCGGCTACATCACGAGCTGGAACCAGCACAACTACTACTATTTTGTCGGATCCTTCCCCTACCCTCTGACGCTCGACTACATGATGCGGTTCGACACGACAAAGGCCCAGTTCGACTCGGCCATCGAGGCCCAGATCGACCAGGCCGAGCAGACGACGCACCCGTTCGCGCTGCGCGAGAtgtccgtcgtcggccccctcggcgtcgagggcctcagCGACACCTTCGCCTCGGCCCTATGGACCCTCAACTTCCTCCTCTACGCCACCACGATCAACATCTCGTCCGTCCAGTTCCACATGACGTACGACAGCAACGCCAGCGCCTGGCAGCCGACGGCCATGTTCGGCCGCGACCGCTTCGTCCGGCCGCTCTACTACGGCATGGCCGCCTTCGCCCAGACCATCGGCCGCTCGTGCAAGGCCCGCGTCGCGcaggccgagatcgccgaCTACCCGGCCGGCTACAACGAGTACGTCAAGGCCTGGTCCGTCTACCAAGGGGACGCGctcgcctccctcgtcgtcctcaacggCAAGGTCGCCAACGTGTCCGAGTCTGCCAAGGGCAGCATCACCGTCGACGTGACGctgccctcctccctcgccggcgagacGCTGCACCTGTCCTACCTGAcgagcgacggcgccgacgccacGAGCGGCACGACGTGGAACGGCATCAGCTTCGAGCAGGGCAACGACGGCACGCTGACACAggtctcggacgaggacgtcaCCGTCGAGGTGGGCAGCGACGGAAGGGCGAGCATCCCCGTCCGCGActccgaggccgtcgtcgccactatcggcggccgggtcggcAGTGGGGAGCCCGACGAGGCGGCGTGCGGCGCGCTCGCCACGTCGTCGCAGGGCGTCGGTTCGCTGACGAGCTCCACGCCGGGGTCCTCGGGGGACCCGAGCAACAACGCCTCGTCGGATGGCGGgagcggcgacggggacggTGATGATTcgggcgccgcggcgctgtTCGGGAAGAGCATTTACACTTGCATTGCGTGGAGTTTGGCACTTAGCATTGGCGTCTTTTACTTGTAG